Proteins encoded together in one Vigna angularis cultivar LongXiaoDou No.4 chromosome 5, ASM1680809v1, whole genome shotgun sequence window:
- the LOC108340271 gene encoding UMP-CMP kinase → MWKLATKSSRFLPLLLQLPKHDASLSQRFTTGFPFHSPFQETGGISPKQVATVITFVLGGPGSGKGTQCAKIVETFGYKHLSAGDLLRREMSSDSKYGSMILNTIKEGKIVPSEVTVKLILREMKSSDNRKFLIDGFPRSEENRIAFEQIIGAEPRFVLFFDCPEEEMVKRVLSRNEGRVDDNIDTMRNRLKVFEALNLPVIDYYAKKGKLYRINAVGTADEIFKQVRPVFEACELEAK, encoded by the exons ATGTGGAAACTCGCAACCAAATCATCCCGTTTTCTTCCTCTGCTGCTG CAACTTCCTAAACACGACGCTTCGCTTTCTCAAAGATTCACCACTGGATTTCCCTTCCACTCGCCCTTCCAG GAAACGGGTGGGATTTCTCCCAAACAAGTAGCTACAGTTATAACTTTTGTTTTAG GAGGTCCTGGTAGTGGAAAAGGTACGCAATGTGCAAAAATTGTTGAAACCTTTGGATATAAGCATCTGAGTGCTGGAGACCTTTTGAGAAGGGAGATGAGTTCTGATAGTAAATATGG CTCAATGATTCTGAATACAATTAAGGAAGGAAAAATTGTTCCATCAGAAGTTACTGTCAAATTGATTTTAAGAGAGATGAAATCTAGTGACAACCGGAAGTTTCTTATTGATGGTTTCCCTAGAAGCGAGGAGAACCGTATAGCTTTTGAACAAATT ATTGGAGCAGAACCACGATTTGTACTTTTCTTTGATTGCCCTGAAGAAGAGATGGTGAAACGTGTGCTTAGCCGTAATGAG GGTCGAGTTGATGACAATATAGATACAATGAGGAATCGTCTTAAAGTGTTTGAAGCTTTGAATCTTCCCGTTATTGATTATTATGCGAAGAAGGGGAAACTTTACAGG ATCAATGCAGTGGGAACAGCGGATGAAATATTTAAGCAAGTTCGGCCAGTTTTTGAGGCTTGTGAG CTCGAGGCTAAATGA
- the LOC108340268 gene encoding probable serine/threonine protein kinase IRE has translation MSSNPSPPPHSSHKPGQDHPAPGKPSSPAGRAKLLKIPPIPIRRSNLGNEEEKEEEDECSESSSILLASSLGLNNIRTRSSASPLRYSSSVGAPSFLTQNAAVTINDARFRTRLNSHPQRDHLGEKVHLNQSRSLRAHSQLIPVLEGHHGAFAKEMQSPRFQEILRLTSGRKKRNPDIKSFSHELNSKGVRPFPIWKHRAFGHMEEVMGAIRAKFEKLKEEVDSDLGGFAGDLVGILEKNLVCDREWRERLEDLLIVAQQCAKMSPTQFWIKCESIVQNLDDKRQELPVGILKQAHTRLLFILSRCTRLVQFQKESGIEQDHILGLHQLSDLGVYSEQILKAAQQNSSIPPAGHETADKQLKMSRSKEKDKPITTQGKADQQVSVAIDNPEVSTTKSVESTSGSYRMSSWRKFPTAEKRRKDQDAADTPSKGEMDHLLINAENLDNSSCHPEHSQSSSRTRKVSWGFWGDHHTLTYGDSMICRICEVEIPIVHVEEHSRICTIADRCDLKGLTVNERLERVSETIERIMDFWTPKSTPKSTDTPGESFDLAASNVLEEFNDLSLERNNLTLRCSEDMLDSTDLDNTFLMDDLNLSPRTSCEARICVKPDHGTKVSSAGSLTPRSPLVTPRTTQVELLLSGRRTLSELESCEQISKLVEIARAVANVNNCDYSALEYMLDRLEDLKYAIQDRKVDALIVETFGRRIEKLLQEKYISLCGKIEDEKVDSSTSVADEESSVEDDAVRSLRASPINTCSKDRTSIEDFEIIKPISRGAFGRVFLTRKRATGDLFAIKVLKKADMIRKNAVQSILAERDILISVRNPFVVRFFYSFTCRENLYLVMEYLNGGDLYSMLRNLGCLDENMTRVYIAEVVLALEYLHSLNVIHRDLKPDNLLIGQDGHIKLTDFGLSKVGLINSTDDLSAPSFSAILEDDDMPKPRHSSKREDRQRQSVVGTPDYLAPEILLGMGHGATADWWSVGVIMYELLVGIPPFNAEHPQQIFDNIINRDLQWPSIPDELSFEAYDLINKLLNENPVQRLGATGATEVKRHAFFKDINWDTLARQKAMFIPSAEGHDTSYFMSRYIWNPEDEHCLGGSDFDEISGSGSSGSGSAVLDEDGDECGSLTEFGAHALVELPQYSFSNFSFKNLSQLASMNYDLVVRNTRESTQ, from the exons ATGTCGTCCAACCCTTCCCCGCCGCCGCACTCTTCGCACAAACCCGGTCAAGACCATCCTGCCCCTGGAAAACCGTCATCGCCAGCCGGAAGAGCTAAGCTCCTGAAGATCCCGCCCATTCCTATTCGACGGAGTAATTTAGGCAATgaagaggagaaagaagaggaagatgaatgCTCTGAATCTTCTTCCATCTTGCTGGCGTCCTCTTTAGGGCTCAATAACATTCGAACGCGTTCTTCCGCGTCGCCTCTTCGCTATTCCTCCTCCGTTGGCGCTCCTTCCTTTCTCACACAGAATGCTGCTGTCACCATCAATGACGCCAGATTTAGAACAAGATTGAATTCCCATCCACAAAGAGACCACCTAG GGGAAAAAGTTCATTTGAATCAATCCAGATCGCTCAGAGCTCATTCGCAACTCATTCCTGTGCTAGAG GGTCATCATGGAGCTTTCGCCAAAGAAATGCAATCCCCACGTTTTCAGGAAATCCTGCGACTTACTAGTGGACGCAAAAAGAGAAATCCTGATATCAAAAGCTTTTCCCATGAACTCAACTCCAAGGGAGTCAGACCATTTCCAATCTGGAAACATCGTGCCTTTGGCCACATGGAG GAAGTCATGGGGGCGATTAGAGCTAAGTTTGAGAAATTAAAGGAAGAAGTTGATTCTGACTTGGGTGGTTTCGCTGGAGATTTGGTGGGCATTCTTGAAAAAAACTTAGTGTGTGATCGTGAATGGAGAGAGAGGCTCGAGGATCTGTTGATTGTTGCTCAACAATGTGCAAAGATGTCTCCTACCCAGTTTTGGATCAAATGCGAATCTATAGTTCAAAATCTAGATGACAAACGTCAAGAATTGCCAGTGGGGATACTCAAGCAAGCTCATACACGTCTACTGTTTATTCTCTCTCGTTGCACTCGATTAGTGCAATTTCAGAAGGAAAGCGGAATTGAACAAGACCACATTCTGGGTCTTCACCAACTCAGCGACCTTGGGGTCTATTCTGAGCAAATTTTGAAGGCTGCACAGCAAAATTCTAGTATTCCACCTGCTGGACACGAGACCGCTGACAAACAGTTAAAAATGTCACGTAGTAAAGAGAAAGACAAACCGATAACAACACAGGGTAAAGCTGACCAACAAGTAAGTGTGGCGATTGACAACCCGGAGGTTAGTACAACCAAGAGTGTTGAATCAACTTCTGGCAGCTATAGGATGTCTTCTTGGAGAAAGTTTCCAACTGCTGAGAAAAGGCGAAAAGATCAAGATGCTGCAGATACCCCATCCAAAGGTGAAATGGACCACTTGTTAATAAATGCTGAAAATTTGGATAATTCCTCTTGTCATCCTGAACATTCACAATCATCATCAAGAACGCGAAAGGTTTCTTGGGGATTCTGGGGAGACCACCATACTCTTACATACGGGGATTCAATGATATGCAGGATTTGTGAGGTTGAAATACCGATTGTACATGTGGAGGAGCATTCAAGAATATGCACAATTGCGGATAGATGTGATTTGAAAGGTTTAACTGTAAACGAACGGCTTGAAAGAGTTTCTGAAACCATTGAAAGGATAATGGATTTCTGGACACCAAAAAGCACACCCAAAAGCACTGATACTCCTGGAGAAAGCTTTGACCTTGCCGCTTCAAATGTGCTTGAAGAGTTCAATGATTTATCTCTAGAGAGAAATAACCTGACACTTAGATGCTCTGAAGACATGCTCGACTCTACAGATCTTGACAATACTTTTCTCATGGACGATCTGAACCTTTCACCCAGAACATCATGCGAGGCTCGCATCTGTGTAAAACCTGATCACGGAACAAAGGTATCTTCAGCTGGGAGCTTGACACCGAGATCACCATTGGTAACACCACGAACCACTCAGGTGGAACTGTTACTAAGTGGACGGAGAACATTGTCTGAACTTGAAAGTTGTGAACAG ATAAGCAAGCTAGTTGAAATAGCCCGTGCTGTCGCAAATGTGAACAACTGTGACTACAGTGCTCTGGAGTATATGCTTGATCGCTTAGAAGACCTGAAATATGCCATTCAAGACAGAAAAGTGGATGCCCTTATTGTGGAGACTTTTGGACGACGAATAGAGAAACTTTTGCA GGAGAAATATATATCCCTTTGCGGGAAGATAGAAGATGAAAAGGTGGACTCATCAACTAGCGTAGCTGATGAAGAGAGTTCAGTGGAAGATGATGCAGTTCGTAGCCTTCGTGCTAGCCCTATTAATACTTGTTCCAAGGACCGAACCTCTATTGAAGactttgaaataataaaacCCATAAGTAGGGGTGCATTTGGACGCGTTTTTCTTACCCGAAAAAGAGCAACCGGTGATTTATTTGCTATAAAG GTTCTGAAAAAGGCCGATATGATCCGTAAAAATGCAGTTCAAAGTATTTTGGCTGAGAGAGACATACTTATATCAGTTCGAAATCCTTTTGTG GTTCGATTTTTCTACTCTTTCACATGTCGGGAAAATCTTTATCTAGTTATGGAGTATTTGAATGGTGGAGATCTTTATTCGATGTTGAGAAATCTAGGGTGCTTAGATGAAAACATGACTCGAGTTTATATAGCAGAAGTT GTTCTTGCATTGGAGTATTTGCATTCCTTAAATGTAATTCACAGAGACCTGAAGCCAGATAACTTACTGATTGGTCAAGATGGCCATATTAAG TTAACAGATTTCGGGCTCTCCAAGGTTGGCCTTATCAACAGCACAGATGATTTATCAGCGCCATCGTTTTCGGCCATCCTAGAAGACGACGATATGCCAAAACCTAGACATTCTTCAAAACGGGAAGACCGTCAAAGACAATCAGTAGTTGGCACTCCGGATTACCTGGCACCTGAAATACTTCTTGGCATGGGACATG GTGCAACTGCTGATTGGTGGTCTGTGGGTGTCATAATGTATGAGCTTCTTGTGGGTATTCCACCATTTAATGCTGAACATCCACAG CAAATTTTTGATAACATAATTAACAGAGACCTACAATGGCCCAGTATTCCTGATGAGCTCAGCTTTGAAGCATATGATTTGATAAATAA ATTATTGAACGAAAACCCAGTCCAAAGATTAGGCGCGACAGGGGCTACAGAA GTTAAGCGCCACGCCTTCTTCAAAGATATTAATTGGGATACACTAGCAAGGCAGAAG GCTATGTTTATTCCATCGGCTGAAGGTCATGATACAAGTTATTTTATGAGCCGGTACATTTGGAATCCCGAGGACGAACACTGTCTcggaggtagtgattttgatgAGATTAGTGGTTCCGGCAGCAGTGGTTCCGGCAGCGCTGTGTTAGATGAAGAT GGTGATGAGTGTGGTAGTTTAACAGAGTTCGGTGCTCATGCTCTTGTTGAATTGCCGCAGTACTCGTTTAGTAATTTCTCGTTTAAG AATTTGTCTCAGCTGGCTTCTATGAATTATGATTTGGTGGTTAGGAACACCAGGGAATCAACTCAATGA
- the LOC108339653 gene encoding signal recognition particle 14 kDa protein: MVLLQLDPFLNELTSMFERSTEKGSVWVTLKRSSLKSKLQRDKLGTAGEAIEYRCLIRATDGKKTISTSVGPKDHQRFQASYATILKAHMTALKKRERKDKKKPAEADKREGSSKRSKKS; encoded by the exons ATG GTTCTTCTGCAGTTAGATCCGTTTCTTAATGAGCTCACAAGCATGTTTGAGCGCAGCACCGAGAAGGGCTCCGTTTGGGTTACTCTTAAACGAT CTTCTTTGAAATCTAAGCTGCAAAGGGATAAACTGGGGACTGCTGGGGAAGCAATTGAGTATAGATGCCTTATACGTGCCACTGATGGGAAAAAGACAATATCTACTTCG GTTGGACCGAAGGATCACCAACGCTTTCAAGCTTCTTATGCAACTATATTGAAGGCCCACATGACTGCTctaaagaagagagaaaggaaagacAAGAAGAAGCCTGCAGAGGCTGATAAAAGAGAAGGGAGTTCGAAGAGATCGAAGAAGTCTTAA
- the LOC108339782 gene encoding protein LPA2 produces the protein MKMLLQTRFLSSVQHTFLVFSPILIKPTFRITVRSQKPSSESSDDDSAPKGFGLSDTATAANSKKKQKQKQKGQRERASVIRRTPLEKPAFVSEEQKDKAKEEGKNESAFLLAMLGFGIVIFIEGIGLAASGFLPQQWDQFFVKYLYPSFTPTVFLFVAGTVAYGVLKYLQNEKITEQK, from the exons ATGAAGATGTTGCTGCAAACGCGATTCCTCTCTTCTGTTCAACACACCTTCCTCGTCTTCTCTCCCATTCTCATCAAACCTACCTTCAGAATCACTGTTAGATCCCAAAAACCTTCTTCTGAATCCTCAGACGATGATTCCGCTCCGAAGGGGTTCGGCTTGTCAGACACTGCTACCGCTGCAAACAGTAAAAAGAAACAGAAGCAGAAACAGAAGGGGCAGAGAGAAAGGGCCTCCGTAATTCGGCGAACTCCGCTTGAAAAACCCGCTTTTGTTTCGGAGGAACAAAAGGATAAGGCCAAGGAAGAGGGAAAGAACGAAAGCGCTTTTCTTCTTGCAATGCTCGGTTTTGGCATCGTCATTTTCATTGAGGGCATTGGTCTTGCAGCATCTG GCTTCCTACCGCAACAGTGGGACCAGTTTTTTGTAAAGTATCTGTATCCATCGTTTACCCCTACAGTTTTCTTGTTTGTGGCCGGAACAGTTGCATATGGAGTGTTGAAGTATTTGCAGAATGAAAAAATCACAGAGCAGAAATAA